The Halosimplex litoreum genome has a window encoding:
- a CDS encoding DUF6757 family protein, with the protein MQCHYCDREAEIAVEKDGVKVGVCKTHFREQMEEIADSDWLDGIEEDLDIDRAE; encoded by the coding sequence ATGCAGTGCCACTACTGCGACCGCGAGGCCGAGATCGCCGTCGAGAAAGACGGCGTCAAGGTCGGGGTCTGCAAGACGCACTTCCGCGAGCAGATGGAGGAGATCGCCGACTCGGACTGGCTCGACGGGATCGAAGAGGACCTCGACATCGACCGCGCCGAGTGA